One Phycisphaerae bacterium RAS2 DNA window includes the following coding sequences:
- a CDS encoding BacA-like protein — MADMSGDFPTVIGPDARFKGELSFEKGVRIEGGFDGHIKSKGTLHVAEGSRVTANIEASNVRLEGECKGNFVVSEKLHLLATAKVEGDLRANRLEIADGAIFIGNVVVGQAAADAPMRRPMAQESAPGADMQRPTPRPAPAPTPRPAEVRVPG; from the coding sequence ATGGCGGATATGAGCGGCGACTTTCCAACGGTGATCGGTCCTGACGCCCGCTTCAAGGGCGAGTTGAGTTTTGAAAAAGGCGTTCGCATCGAAGGCGGCTTCGACGGGCACATCAAATCCAAGGGCACGCTTCACGTGGCCGAGGGTTCGCGCGTCACGGCGAACATCGAAGCGTCAAACGTGCGCCTCGAAGGCGAGTGCAAGGGCAATTTCGTCGTCTCGGAAAAGCTGCACCTGCTCGCAACGGCAAAGGTCGAGGGCGATCTTCGCGCGAATCGGCTTGAGATCGCCGACGGCGCGATCTTCATCGGGAACGTCGTCGTGGGTCAGGCCGCTGCTGATGCTCCGATGCGTCGTCCGATGGCGCAGGAGTCGGCACCCGGCGCCGACATGCAGCGCCCCACCCCGCGACCGGCCCCCGCACCGACGCCGCGGCCGGCCGAAGTGCGCGTCCCCGGCTGA
- a CDS encoding RNA chaperone/anti-terminator, whose protein sequence is MTTSSGLIRIGVFYDGDFFFHVSNYYNYHHERKARISISGLHTFIRDEVSRGEDVDIRYCQIVDAHYFRTRLRASDADERDLLRKERTFDEVLMREGVTTHYLPSTRDGAKDMQVWFALEAFEQSIHKHFDVIVLIACDGDYLPLVRKINTLGARVMVLAWDFAYVDHNGMERETRTAQALLEETTYPVMMHEIIDDRDRAGDSIVSGLFVSRREPRPPVDMSNSASMPISTESQNGTIQNLLDGYGFITPTGGAAANLFFFYTDVENGDFNELRIGDEVSYVLGQNHKGPCAKRVSLV, encoded by the coding sequence ATGACCACGAGCAGCGGCTTGATTCGCATCGGCGTTTTCTATGACGGGGATTTTTTCTTCCACGTCAGCAATTACTACAACTACCACCACGAGCGCAAAGCGCGCATCAGCATCTCCGGCCTGCACACTTTCATCCGCGATGAAGTCTCGCGCGGTGAAGACGTGGACATCCGCTATTGCCAGATCGTGGACGCGCACTACTTCCGCACGCGGCTGCGCGCCTCCGATGCCGACGAGCGCGACCTGCTTCGCAAGGAACGCACCTTCGACGAGGTGCTGATGCGCGAGGGCGTCACGACGCACTACCTGCCCAGCACGCGCGACGGGGCGAAGGACATGCAGGTCTGGTTCGCCCTGGAGGCGTTCGAGCAATCGATTCACAAGCACTTTGACGTGATTGTTCTCATCGCCTGTGACGGCGACTACCTGCCGCTCGTTCGCAAGATCAACACGCTGGGCGCGCGGGTCATGGTCCTGGCATGGGACTTTGCCTACGTCGATCACAACGGCATGGAGCGCGAAACACGCACCGCCCAGGCCCTGCTCGAAGAGACCACCTACCCGGTCATGATGCATGAAATCATCGACGATCGAGACCGCGCGGGCGACTCGATCGTCAGCGGGCTGTTTGTCTCGCGGCGCGAGCCGAGACCGCCGGTCGACATGTCGAACAGCGCGTCCATGCCGATCTCCACCGAGTCGCAAAACGGCACGATTCAGAATCTTCTCGACGGGTACGGCTTCATCACGCCGACGGGCGGCGCGGCCGCAAACCTGTTCTTCTTTTACACCGATGTTGAGAACGGCGATTTCAACGAATTGCGAATCGGCGACGAAGTAAGCTACGTCCTCGGTCAGAACCACAAGGGCCCCTGCGCCAAACGGGTCTCGCTGGTCTGA
- a CDS encoding Ureidoglycolate lyase: MRLIRFLDSDGKVRYGRPADSEHAFPIVGDIYTEYEVADRPIPVMARLAPVDPPNVFAIGRNYGEHAKEMSAEVEKEPLIFLKATTSVIGPDEPIILPASAPDEVDFEAELAVVIGRPARNVPESRAMEYVLGFTAANDVSARDCQKRRDKQWARGKSFDTFCPLGPDLVPAGSLDPARLSVRSILNGREMQSGNTSDMIFSVPFLVSYLSHQFRLLPGTVILTGTPPGVGAARTPPVFLRPGDVIEVEVESIGRLANRVEAASVVASHIA, from the coding sequence ATGCGCCTGATTCGATTCCTTGATAGTGATGGGAAGGTTCGCTACGGGCGGCCTGCCGATTCCGAACACGCCTTTCCGATCGTGGGTGACATTTATACAGAGTACGAAGTTGCCGATCGACCGATTCCGGTCATGGCACGGCTGGCGCCCGTGGACCCGCCCAATGTCTTTGCGATCGGGCGGAACTACGGCGAGCATGCCAAAGAGATGAGCGCCGAGGTGGAGAAGGAGCCGCTGATTTTTCTCAAGGCGACGACATCGGTGATCGGCCCGGACGAGCCGATCATCCTGCCGGCTTCCGCGCCGGATGAAGTGGATTTCGAGGCCGAGCTGGCGGTCGTCATCGGCCGCCCGGCTCGGAACGTGCCGGAATCGCGGGCGATGGAGTACGTGCTGGGTTTCACCGCGGCGAACGATGTCTCGGCGCGGGATTGCCAGAAGCGGCGCGACAAGCAGTGGGCGCGCGGGAAGAGTTTCGATACGTTCTGCCCGCTCGGCCCGGACCTCGTACCAGCCGGCAGCCTCGATCCGGCGCGATTGTCGGTGCGATCCATATTAAACGGCCGCGAAATGCAATCCGGCAACACGTCCGACATGATTTTCTCTGTACCGTTTCTTGTCAGCTATCTGTCACATCAGTTTCGCCTGCTGCCGGGCACGGTGATCCTCACCGGAACGCCTCCGGGGGTCGGCGCAGCGCGCACGCCGCCGGTTTTCCTTCGACCGGGCGATGTCATCGAAGTGGAAGTGGAATCAATCGGGCGCTTGGCCAACCGTGTCGAAGCCGCGTCTGTGGTCGCGTCCCATATCGCATAA
- the pilE gene encoding Fimbrial protein precursor — MFQKSHARGRRGFTLIELVTVIVILGILSAVALPVYLDYRNDAKTAACKGSLGAMRAAVANFYAKSAVGGGTPAYPTITQLGTVGTVLIDTVPDNPFDSDSTKNNIVDGTGVTKGTVTGTAGGWCYNPTNGQVWANTNTSGIGENSY, encoded by the coding sequence ATGTTCCAGAAGTCTCATGCTCGTGGTCGACGCGGTTTCACACTGATCGAATTGGTCACGGTCATTGTCATCCTCGGCATTCTGTCCGCCGTTGCGTTGCCCGTGTACCTCGACTATCGCAACGATGCCAAGACCGCAGCCTGCAAAGGCTCGCTCGGCGCGATGCGCGCGGCCGTCGCGAACTTCTACGCCAAGTCGGCTGTCGGCGGCGGAACGCCGGCTTATCCCACGATCACGCAGTTGGGCACGGTCGGTACGGTGTTGATTGACACGGTTCCCGACAATCCGTTTGACAGCGACAGCACGAAGAACAACATCGTCGACGGCACGGGCGTGACCAAGGGAACGGTCACCGGCACGGCCGGCGGCTGGTGCTACAACCCGACCAACGGCCAGGTCTGGGCGAACACGAATACGTCGGGCATCGGCGAGAATTCGTACTAA
- the epsF_1 gene encoding Type II secretion system protein F produces MPQYEVRFADASGRIATQRLEAASERAVVSQLESAGKTPISVTAAAAGKQRASSDKSGQGKVRLGRSGGGRGTRRAVLDFTHQLAAVVESGIPIISGLKAVGEQTGHPELRSAIARIAGRIEGGRSLADAMDVEPVLFPPIYVKTVAAGEVAGKVPEVLLALARYQEQEQETRGQIKSALLYPSLVVVALMLATAMMLVFVVPQFAAMFEKFNGKLPLPTRILLAASGAVTHHYFWVMAGLIGSYFLTRRLVSLSFVRAFLDERLLRLPVFGNLLLGVYMVRFIELLDLLMRAALPITQSLRVTADSMTNASLKRDVRAMLRDVEGGRSLTEAFSQTKWLTPLVKRMLAIGEQAGRTDQIFSYLKKYYATQTARSVKLLSTLVEPILVTGLASVVLFFALAIFLPMWKLLKIVGTA; encoded by the coding sequence ATGCCGCAATACGAAGTTCGATTCGCCGATGCGAGCGGGCGGATCGCCACCCAGCGCCTGGAAGCGGCGTCGGAGCGCGCGGTCGTTTCGCAATTGGAGAGCGCCGGCAAGACGCCGATCAGCGTCACGGCAGCGGCCGCTGGCAAACAGCGGGCTTCGAGCGACAAGTCCGGGCAGGGCAAGGTGCGATTGGGGCGATCGGGAGGCGGCCGGGGAACACGGCGCGCCGTGCTGGACTTCACGCATCAGCTGGCGGCGGTGGTGGAGAGCGGCATTCCGATCATCAGCGGCCTGAAAGCGGTCGGCGAACAGACCGGGCACCCTGAGCTTCGGTCGGCGATTGCTCGGATCGCCGGTCGAATCGAAGGCGGACGATCGCTTGCGGATGCGATGGACGTCGAGCCAGTGCTGTTCCCGCCGATCTATGTCAAAACGGTGGCAGCGGGCGAAGTCGCGGGCAAGGTGCCGGAAGTGCTGCTGGCGCTCGCGCGCTATCAGGAACAGGAGCAGGAGACGCGCGGACAGATCAAGAGCGCCCTGTTGTATCCCTCGCTGGTCGTCGTGGCGCTCATGCTGGCAACGGCGATGATGCTTGTGTTTGTCGTTCCGCAATTTGCCGCGATGTTTGAGAAGTTCAACGGGAAGCTCCCCTTGCCCACGCGAATTCTCCTTGCAGCGAGTGGCGCGGTGACGCATCACTACTTCTGGGTGATGGCCGGTCTGATCGGCTCATATTTCCTGACTCGCCGCCTGGTCAGTCTCTCGTTTGTGCGAGCGTTTCTCGATGAGCGTCTGCTGCGGCTCCCGGTGTTCGGCAATCTGCTGTTGGGCGTGTACATGGTTCGATTCATCGAGTTGCTCGATCTGCTGATGCGCGCGGCGTTGCCGATCACCCAATCGCTTCGCGTCACCGCCGACAGCATGACGAATGCGTCGCTGAAGCGCGATGTCCGCGCGATGCTGCGCGACGTGGAGGGCGGACGCTCGCTGACCGAAGCTTTCTCGCAGACAAAATGGCTGACGCCGCTCGTGAAGCGGATGCTGGCCATCGGAGAACAGGCCGGCCGGACCGATCAGATCTTCTCGTACCTCAAGAAGTATTATGCGACCCAGACAGCGCGAAGCGTGAAGCTATTATCGACCCTTGTCGAGCCGATCCTGGTGACGGGCCTGGCTTCGGTGGTTCTTTTCTTTGCGCTGGCCATCTTTTTGCCGATGTGGAAGTTGCTCAAGATCGTTGGGACGGCCTAG
- a CDS encoding HDOD domain protein encodes MPAPAQILAAIRAQPKIPAPSQAVSKVLELTRDPECAVPKLADVISKDPGLTVQLLRQANSALYGCANPTSSVNHACVRLGIKRVRSAVINQHIVNGLSKVFPKSFDPSRFWQSALAISVAAQELAKRVDPSCAEDAGTAGLLCDLGIGLLASAIPEEYKPVLAELPRVGLGGVHRLETPLIGLTHAETAAAVLTDWKLEAPIVDAVKKHHFDLATRAGGESGNEGPSPLARIVRSAVILSEIALDGSEMERIDDLFRHVETLAPQADALVGELLDSLVTTIQATAQSLSVELGDINDMEANLARLVSQALESEEAQA; translated from the coding sequence ATGCCCGCGCCGGCGCAAATCCTCGCCGCGATTCGCGCGCAGCCGAAAATTCCCGCGCCGTCGCAGGCCGTCTCGAAAGTGCTGGAGCTGACGCGCGACCCCGAGTGCGCGGTACCCAAACTGGCTGATGTGATCAGCAAGGATCCCGGCCTCACGGTGCAACTCCTCCGCCAGGCCAACAGCGCGCTCTACGGCTGCGCGAATCCGACCAGCTCGGTGAATCATGCGTGCGTTCGACTGGGTATCAAGCGCGTTCGATCGGCCGTCATCAATCAACACATCGTCAACGGACTAAGCAAAGTTTTTCCGAAGTCGTTCGATCCTTCTCGATTCTGGCAGTCGGCGCTGGCGATCAGCGTCGCCGCGCAGGAACTGGCCAAGCGCGTTGATCCTTCCTGCGCGGAGGATGCCGGGACGGCTGGGTTGCTCTGCGATCTGGGAATCGGCCTGTTGGCGTCGGCGATTCCCGAAGAATACAAGCCGGTGCTGGCTGAATTGCCGCGCGTGGGGCTGGGTGGCGTGCATCGACTCGAGACGCCGCTCATCGGACTGACGCATGCCGAGACGGCTGCAGCCGTGTTGACGGACTGGAAGCTGGAAGCACCGATCGTCGATGCAGTGAAGAAGCATCACTTCGATCTGGCAACGCGAGCGGGAGGGGAGTCCGGCAACGAAGGACCGTCGCCGCTGGCACGGATCGTTCGTTCGGCGGTAATTCTTTCCGAAATCGCGCTGGACGGCTCCGAGATGGAGCGCATCGACGACCTGTTTCGCCACGTTGAGACGCTCGCGCCGCAGGCCGATGCGCTCGTGGGCGAGCTGCTGGACTCGCTCGTCACGACGATTCAGGCGACGGCGCAGTCGCTTAGCGTGGAACTCGGCGACATCAACGACATGGAAGCCAATCTGGCGCGCCTCGTCAGCCAGGCGCTGGAATCAGAAGAAGCGCAGGCGTAA
- the pilQ gene encoding Type IV pilus biogenesis and competence protein PilQ precursor, which yields MKRNIAWTLIFVTATGTGGALPSVAEEPNPTTQVASRESAGTITLNIDKGEIGDALRLVAEQGGLNLVVGPEVKGEVSVYLANAKLETALRAIAVNNGFAYSVDEGVITVSKPPERLPESALPPPPMVTRVFTLRSMDAERVRDALEYALTKYGKMKVLNENSNPGYGSQRLTNLAGDFQQEQGGGNVSAAALGGNGAQNGAFGGAGNVGAQTGLNGAPGQGMMGAGYPRNAAKLVVTDVAENVDRIAELVADLDRLPPQVLIEARIVEMSVILQRQLGIDWDVNVLANGPILNHELPLDWRAGFASGSQVRRNASGTAQSTAGLALGSVDFSRLTALLRIHQSDNAVRLLANPRLLVYNNHSASILVGERYPILQANITDFGTVTEAFDTYIPVGVQLEVTPTIMMDGSISILVHPATSSLGDDVVGTTGLRVARILTREIDTRVIMQDGDTIVLGGLISDRKTRNVQKIPGLGDLPVLDVFFRQENPGTDRVDLLVFLTARVQGATEINERDQRVFDMYKPQFKQIDRVQDVPVHFEVPTEFEMPRPMFGDPTNVADDDVLDKPAPEAAPGATEESPAPTKEGEESVEEEAEAATEQPETSRVVANRPMKLDE from the coding sequence ATGAAGCGTAACATTGCCTGGACTCTGATATTCGTTACCGCGACCGGAACCGGGGGCGCCTTGCCCAGCGTCGCGGAGGAACCGAACCCCACGACCCAGGTCGCGTCGCGTGAATCGGCCGGGACGATCACGCTGAACATCGACAAGGGCGAAATCGGCGATGCGCTTCGCCTGGTCGCGGAACAGGGCGGGTTGAACCTCGTCGTCGGCCCGGAAGTCAAAGGCGAAGTTTCGGTCTACCTGGCGAATGCGAAGCTGGAAACGGCATTGCGTGCGATCGCGGTCAACAACGGATTCGCCTACAGCGTGGACGAGGGTGTGATCACGGTTTCCAAGCCGCCGGAGCGCCTGCCGGAGTCGGCGCTTCCGCCGCCGCCGATGGTGACACGCGTGTTCACGCTTCGCTCGATGGACGCCGAGCGCGTGCGCGATGCGCTGGAGTATGCCCTGACGAAGTACGGCAAAATGAAAGTGCTGAACGAGAACAGCAACCCCGGTTACGGGTCGCAGCGCCTGACCAACCTTGCGGGTGATTTTCAGCAGGAGCAGGGCGGCGGCAATGTCTCGGCCGCGGCGCTTGGCGGCAACGGGGCGCAGAACGGCGCGTTTGGCGGCGCAGGCAATGTCGGCGCGCAAACAGGCTTAAACGGTGCGCCGGGCCAGGGCATGATGGGCGCGGGCTATCCGCGAAACGCCGCCAAGCTCGTCGTGACGGACGTAGCGGAGAATGTGGATCGAATCGCCGAACTGGTGGCCGATCTGGATCGCCTGCCGCCGCAGGTGCTGATCGAGGCGCGCATCGTTGAAATGAGCGTGATCCTCCAGCGACAGCTCGGCATCGACTGGGATGTCAACGTCCTGGCGAATGGACCGATCCTCAATCACGAGTTACCGCTTGATTGGCGCGCCGGGTTCGCCTCCGGCTCGCAGGTTCGACGCAACGCCAGCGGCACGGCACAGTCCACGGCGGGGCTGGCCCTAGGCAGCGTGGACTTCTCTCGCCTGACGGCGCTGCTGCGGATTCACCAGAGCGACAACGCCGTTCGCCTGCTCGCCAACCCGCGCCTGCTGGTCTACAACAACCACAGCGCGAGCATCCTCGTCGGCGAGCGCTACCCGATCCTCCAAGCCAACATCACCGACTTCGGCACTGTCACCGAGGCTTTTGACACGTACATCCCCGTGGGCGTTCAGCTCGAAGTCACACCGACCATCATGATGGACGGCAGCATCAGCATCCTCGTTCACCCGGCGACCAGTTCGCTGGGCGACGACGTGGTGGGCACGACCGGCCTGCGCGTGGCGCGCATCCTGACGCGCGAGATTGATACGCGTGTCATCATGCAGGACGGCGACACGATCGTGCTGGGCGGCCTGATCAGCGATCGAAAGACTCGAAACGTTCAGAAAATTCCGGGGCTGGGCGACCTGCCCGTGCTGGATGTGTTCTTCCGTCAGGAGAACCCCGGCACGGACCGCGTGGATCTGCTGGTGTTCCTGACGGCGCGGGTTCAGGGCGCGACGGAGATCAACGAGCGCGATCAGCGCGTGTTCGACATGTACAAACCGCAGTTTAAGCAGATCGATCGCGTCCAGGACGTGCCCGTACACTTCGAAGTGCCCACGGAGTTTGAGATGCCCAGGCCGATGTTCGGCGACCCGACGAACGTGGCCGACGACGACGTGCTGGACAAACCCGCGCCGGAAGCGGCTCCGGGCGCGACGGAGGAATCGCCGGCTCCTACGAAGGAGGGCGAGGAGTCGGTCGAAGAAGAGGCCGAGGCGGCGACGGAGCAGCCCGAAACTTCGCGCGTCGTGGCCAATCGGCCGATGAAGCTGGATGAGTAG
- a CDS encoding Competence protein A: MQGATTGMSSSSHQLILQVLPDELRLVEARLEDGRVRLCDPACFLTGVRGGDTAALADQTVLDNVKSHVASRGWIGRSTMVLIGGGNVACQYFDMPPLEGAALRQASQLKIAQQVHFDLNQAVVSVQPLSRAFGTEAIARRQAKSVAGGDTKGIPVEVVAAQGDVCNAALAAIERTGLVVRGITASPAAFASMTRRCVNADSGFHAAMFVDERVSFLCVQVEGVACVSTELPFGAADLTAALMRPIIVGTEVLQLDEARATTLRDAFGIPKPDETIDSLGVTGEKLIPLLEPVLQKLGKQLTQWLTFAATQAGGRKVETLSLVGPGAGIAGLAEAIATRLKVSVRAVTWARQESDVEPADAMQSIEAFGLALAAALSSDILPDLVPTAVRRERRMVRTRRWITICASSAAAMLAFAALMLHRLDQSIEPKLERHRGELAEAANLLEVNRRWSDQSSRNERIQSQIRDFARANPTWTGLFKELSNLLPPELMATQYDSRMVNGMLTLSISANVHSSKSGRSFDEIVSATLQVLQGSAFFSRVNLESANRGPQSNDPDADGTLTIVLDLNYPRPRARA, encoded by the coding sequence TTGCAGGGGGCGACGACAGGGATGTCATCCAGTTCACATCAATTAATCCTTCAGGTCCTGCCTGATGAGCTTCGCCTGGTCGAGGCGCGGCTCGAAGACGGGCGCGTTCGGCTCTGCGATCCCGCGTGCTTCCTCACGGGGGTGCGAGGCGGCGACACGGCCGCGCTCGCAGACCAAACGGTCCTCGACAACGTCAAGTCGCATGTCGCGTCGCGCGGTTGGATTGGCCGTAGCACGATGGTGCTGATCGGTGGCGGAAACGTGGCGTGCCAATACTTCGACATGCCTCCGCTGGAAGGGGCCGCGCTGCGGCAGGCATCCCAACTAAAGATCGCGCAGCAAGTTCACTTTGATTTGAATCAGGCCGTCGTTTCGGTGCAGCCGCTCTCGCGAGCGTTCGGCACGGAGGCGATCGCTCGTCGGCAGGCGAAATCAGTCGCAGGCGGCGACACCAAGGGGATCCCGGTGGAGGTCGTTGCGGCGCAAGGCGATGTCTGCAACGCGGCGCTTGCTGCGATCGAGCGCACGGGTCTGGTGGTTCGCGGAATCACGGCATCACCGGCGGCCTTCGCGTCGATGACGCGGCGCTGTGTGAATGCCGACAGCGGTTTCCATGCCGCGATGTTCGTCGATGAGCGTGTCAGCTTCCTGTGCGTGCAGGTGGAAGGCGTCGCCTGCGTCTCCACGGAGCTGCCGTTCGGGGCGGCGGACCTCACCGCGGCCCTGATGCGGCCGATCATCGTTGGCACTGAAGTCCTGCAACTGGACGAAGCCAGGGCGACGACGCTTCGCGATGCGTTCGGAATCCCCAAGCCTGATGAAACGATCGACTCACTCGGCGTTACGGGGGAAAAGCTGATTCCCCTGTTGGAGCCGGTGCTGCAAAAGCTCGGCAAGCAATTGACGCAATGGCTGACGTTTGCAGCGACGCAGGCCGGCGGTCGGAAAGTTGAAACGTTGAGCCTGGTCGGTCCGGGTGCGGGGATTGCCGGGCTGGCCGAGGCGATCGCGACGCGACTGAAGGTATCGGTTCGGGCCGTGACGTGGGCGCGGCAGGAGTCGGATGTTGAGCCGGCCGATGCGATGCAGAGTATCGAGGCATTCGGGCTTGCGCTCGCGGCGGCACTCTCGAGCGACATCCTTCCGGACCTGGTTCCGACCGCGGTGCGGCGCGAGCGGCGCATGGTCAGGACGCGGCGGTGGATCACGATCTGTGCTTCGAGCGCGGCGGCGATGCTCGCATTCGCGGCTCTCATGTTGCACCGCCTGGATCAGTCCATCGAGCCGAAACTGGAACGGCATCGAGGTGAACTGGCGGAAGCAGCCAATCTCCTCGAAGTGAACCGGCGGTGGTCGGATCAGTCGAGCCGAAACGAGCGAATTCAAAGTCAGATTCGCGATTTCGCCCGGGCGAATCCGACATGGACCGGACTCTTCAAGGAGCTTTCCAATCTGCTTCCGCCCGAATTGATGGCCACGCAGTACGACTCGCGCATGGTGAATGGGATGTTAACGCTGTCGATCAGCGCGAATGTGCATTCCTCCAAGAGCGGGCGCAGTTTCGATGAGATCGTTTCCGCGACGTTGCAGGTGTTGCAGGGCAGCGCCTTCTTCTCTCGGGTCAACTTGGAGTCGGCCAATCGCGGACCGCAGTCGAACGATCCGGACGCCGATGGAACGCTCACGATTGTTCTGGACCTCAACTATCCCCGACCGCGAGCGAGGGCCTGA
- a CDS encoding photosystem I assembly protein Ycf3, with product MNGWKCRLLALVTVAVVGSSGCARHAQGDPKAARMAEVVREDEDLLTPAQRDQRYREAFDQGVAMVRRTQYGPALAAFEEALRLKPDSVDAQFNLAACYEAVGDPLRAIHLYKSLIAQTPNDPDCYANLGTSYIKMFHREKTPSWRDMAIESWRRSLAINPHQPHVKQFIATASKGS from the coding sequence ATGAATGGATGGAAGTGCAGGTTGTTGGCGCTGGTCACGGTTGCAGTGGTTGGCAGCAGCGGTTGTGCCCGTCATGCACAAGGCGACCCGAAGGCGGCGCGCATGGCGGAGGTCGTTCGCGAGGATGAAGACCTCCTGACGCCGGCGCAGCGCGATCAGCGCTATCGCGAGGCGTTTGATCAGGGTGTGGCGATGGTGCGTCGGACGCAATACGGCCCGGCGCTGGCGGCGTTTGAAGAAGCGCTTCGACTCAAACCCGATTCCGTGGATGCGCAGTTCAACCTCGCGGCGTGTTACGAAGCCGTGGGGGACCCGCTTCGCGCGATTCACCTGTACAAGTCACTGATCGCGCAAACGCCGAACGACCCGGACTGTTACGCGAATCTCGGTACGAGTTACATCAAGATGTTCCATCGCGAAAAGACGCCGTCGTGGCGCGACATGGCCATCGAGTCTTGGCGCCGCTCTCTCGCGATCAATCCCCATCAGCCGCACGTTAAACAGTTCATCGCGACGGCCTCGAAAGGAAGTTGA
- the epsE_5 gene encoding Type II secretion system protein E, with product MLANANDELRDQLLREGVLPPADVEAAFKQAEEVGVELETILRKSHRLSDAHLTALRALRQSVTYCNVADFLPALSNAALVSEELARRHVMFPLFQCDGVITLGIKDPNDLTAIDQVRRLTRQEVDVVLAGETELLGLIERAYGTSRYIEESSVADSLSELSDASALDDSQPVIRLVENLINEAVRQSASDIHIEPAEHELRIRVRVDGVLREIAAPPLALHRALVSRIKVIAKLDISKTRTPQDGAFHHRNGEHEVVIRVSMLPSVFGEAVVLRILRNESDSVTLSDLGMPQRVLNRFRAVVSNAHGMILVSGPTGSGKSTTLYAGIKSIVCPQKNIIAIEDPVEYRNSRIRQVQVNAEADLTFANGLRSVLRQDPDVIMVGEIRDRETAQIAVQAALTGHLLLSTVHTNDSVSAIARLRDLGVPEYLISSSLLAVLAQRLCRRVCPECKAPESPPEFLLRAIGLDSAEKLDFEPMRGRGCRRCVGSGYVGRVGLYELFELNETYAEMVVHGKSSEAIRAAARAGGMQFMVQDGVEKVRAGLTTVEEVARVAGRA from the coding sequence GTGCTCGCTAACGCCAACGATGAGCTGCGCGATCAACTCCTTCGTGAGGGGGTGCTTCCCCCCGCGGACGTGGAGGCTGCCTTCAAACAGGCGGAAGAAGTCGGCGTCGAACTGGAGACCATCCTTCGCAAGTCGCACCGGTTGTCGGACGCGCATCTGACGGCCCTGCGTGCGCTGCGGCAGAGTGTGACGTATTGCAACGTTGCGGACTTCCTTCCCGCGCTGTCGAACGCGGCGCTGGTCAGCGAAGAACTGGCGCGACGCCATGTGATGTTTCCGTTGTTTCAGTGCGACGGCGTCATCACGCTCGGCATCAAGGATCCAAACGATCTGACGGCGATCGATCAGGTTCGCCGACTGACGCGACAGGAAGTCGATGTCGTCCTCGCGGGCGAGACGGAGCTGCTGGGGCTGATCGAGCGGGCGTACGGCACAAGCCGCTACATCGAGGAATCGTCGGTTGCCGATTCACTCTCGGAATTGTCGGACGCCTCGGCGCTGGACGACAGCCAGCCGGTCATCCGGCTCGTCGAGAACCTGATCAACGAGGCGGTTCGACAGAGCGCGTCGGACATCCACATCGAGCCGGCCGAACACGAGTTGCGAATTCGGGTGCGCGTGGACGGCGTGCTGCGGGAGATTGCCGCGCCGCCCCTGGCGCTTCACCGGGCGCTGGTCTCGCGCATCAAGGTCATCGCAAAACTGGATATCTCCAAGACGCGTACCCCCCAGGACGGCGCGTTTCACCATCGAAACGGTGAACACGAAGTCGTGATCCGTGTGTCGATGCTGCCATCGGTGTTCGGCGAGGCCGTGGTGTTGCGTATCCTGCGAAACGAGTCGGATTCGGTGACGTTGAGCGATCTCGGCATGCCGCAGCGGGTGCTCAATCGGTTTCGCGCGGTGGTCTCGAACGCGCACGGAATGATTCTGGTGTCGGGCCCGACCGGGTCAGGCAAGTCCACGACGCTGTACGCCGGAATCAAGAGCATCGTCTGCCCGCAGAAAAACATCATCGCCATCGAAGACCCGGTGGAGTACCGAAACAGTCGCATCCGACAGGTGCAGGTCAACGCCGAGGCGGACCTCACATTTGCCAACGGCCTGCGCTCCGTACTTCGTCAGGACCCGGACGTGATCATGGTGGGCGAGATTCGAGATCGCGAAACCGCGCAGATTGCGGTGCAGGCGGCACTGACGGGGCACCTTCTTTTGAGCACGGTCCATACAAACGATTCGGTCAGCGCGATCGCGCGGCTTCGAGACCTGGGCGTGCCGGAATACCTGATTTCGTCATCGCTGCTCGCCGTGCTGGCGCAGCGGCTGTGTCGGCGCGTTTGCCCGGAGTGCAAGGCGCCGGAAAGCCCCCCGGAGTTCCTTCTTCGCGCGATCGGCCTGGACTCGGCCGAGAAACTGGATTTCGAGCCGATGCGGGGAAGGGGCTGCCGCCGCTGCGTTGGAAGCGGATACGTCGGGCGAGTCGGTTTGTACGAGTTGTTCGAATTGAATGAGACGTACGCGGAAATGGTAGTGCATGGCAAGAGCAGCGAGGCGATTCGCGCGGCCGCACGGGCCGGTGGCATGCAGTTCATGGTACAGGACGGGGTCGAAAAGGTTCGAGCCGGTTTGACGACAGTTGAAGAAGTCGCTCGCGTAGCGGGTCGGGCGTAA